One region of Marinitoga hydrogenitolerans DSM 16785 genomic DNA includes:
- a CDS encoding cache domain-containing protein, whose amino-acid sequence MKSIKTKITLVFSIVIISAGLFVGFFLYFYLGSSLKAIISDSAFTTLEQQSKQIENFLDGLIHEMKLISNQKILKSMNFKDSIEGLKKDLNILDDFSMLFIANKNGDAYTTSDVETNISNREYFKKIMVGEDLAISDVLISKADGSSIIVLAHSIRDDNNNIIGLIGATISISKFLEFLTTNDEKSIYSFIIDSNGVIISHSIKDFV is encoded by the coding sequence ATGAAATCGATAAAAACAAAGATTACTTTAGTTTTTTCAATTGTTATAATCTCAGCAGGTTTGTTTGTAGGATTCTTTTTATACTTTTATCTTGGAAGTTCTTTAAAAGCTATTATTTCTGATTCAGCTTTTACGACTTTAGAACAACAATCAAAACAAATTGAAAATTTTTTAGATGGTCTAATTCATGAAATGAAATTGATTTCAAATCAAAAAATATTAAAAAGTATGAATTTTAAAGATTCTATTGAGGGTTTAAAAAAAGATTTGAATATATTAGATGATTTTTCAATGTTATTTATTGCAAATAAAAATGGTGATGCATATACTACCTCTGATGTTGAAACTAATATAAGTAATAGAGAATATTTTAAAAAAATAATGGTGGGTGAAGATTTAGCAATTAGTGATGTATTAATTTCAAAAGCAGATGGAAGTTCGATAATTGTTTTAGCGCATTCAATTAGAGATGATAATAATAATATTATTGGATTAATTGGTGCAACTATTTCTATAAGTAAATTCTTGGAATTTTTAACAACGAACGATGAAAAAAGCATTTATAGCTTTATAATTGATTCTAATGGAGTAATTATTTCTCATTCTATAAAAGATTTTGTCTGA
- a CDS encoding methyl-accepting chemotaxis protein, translating to MLKNERGYNEIITNGEKRILFYIPIKSLKWSAAISIPEKMLLENSNKLIQFFTIIVLIAVLIALIISVLLGNSIVKPLVKLADSVKKFGEGDLTQKFEVKGKDEIARISESLNYMSKNLVSYLKKIKQSSEDLENMSHEINNNVEFQTKQMFEINSKTEKINESSYSAAASVEEINSGVEEITAAAQNISKSAQDLSKEALDVSNSANEGNQLVEKISEIINHAVEQSNETVDKVKELVSKSENIGQIVETIENITEQTNLLALNAAIEAARAGEAGKGFAVVADEIRKLAEESKKATEQIAQILLEIQNEANSASDATIQTGEIISDVEKESKKISDKFKTILEKIQKITLDIEDLSSSSEEQSASTEEISAGMDKITHEINSISDEISNIANELNNQNENIKRLEDFTEELKVKSEVLVEGLKKFKI from the coding sequence ATGTTAAAGAATGAAAGAGGTTATAATGAAATAATAACTAATGGCGAAAAAAGAATTTTGTTTTACATACCAATAAAAAGTTTAAAATGGTCTGCTGCAATCTCTATACCGGAAAAAATGTTATTAGAAAATTCTAATAAATTAATTCAATTCTTTACAATAATAGTATTAATTGCAGTTTTAATAGCTTTGATTATTTCTGTTTTATTAGGAAATTCAATAGTTAAACCGTTGGTTAAATTGGCAGATAGTGTAAAAAAATTTGGTGAAGGTGATTTAACACAAAAATTTGAAGTAAAAGGTAAAGATGAAATAGCAAGAATTTCAGAATCGTTAAATTATATGTCTAAAAATCTTGTTAGCTATTTGAAAAAAATAAAACAATCATCAGAAGATTTAGAAAATATGTCTCATGAAATAAATAATAATGTTGAATTTCAAACTAAACAGATGTTTGAAATAAATTCAAAAACAGAAAAAATAAATGAAAGTTCATATTCTGCTGCAGCGTCAGTAGAAGAAATAAATTCAGGTGTTGAAGAAATAACAGCAGCAGCACAGAACATATCAAAAAGTGCTCAGGATTTGTCAAAAGAAGCTTTAGATGTTTCTAATAGTGCAAATGAAGGGAATCAATTGGTTGAAAAAATTTCAGAAATAATAAATCATGCTGTAGAACAATCAAATGAAACAGTAGATAAAGTAAAAGAATTAGTATCAAAATCAGAAAATATAGGTCAAATAGTTGAAACTATTGAAAATATTACAGAACAAACAAATTTATTGGCATTAAATGCAGCAATAGAAGCAGCAAGAGCTGGAGAAGCTGGGAAAGGATTTGCGGTTGTTGCAGATGAGATAAGAAAATTAGCTGAAGAATCTAAAAAGGCAACAGAACAAATAGCGCAAATTTTGTTAGAAATACAAAATGAAGCGAATAGTGCAAGTGATGCAACAATTCAGACAGGAGAGATAATATCAGATGTTGAAAAAGAATCAAAAAAGATATCAGACAAATTCAAAACAATTCTTGAAAAAATACAAAAAATAACTTTAGATATAGAAGATTTAAGTTCAAGTTCAGAAGAACAAAGTGCGTCAACTGAAGAAATATCCGCAGGTATGGATAAAATTACGCATGAAATTAATTCAATTTCAGATGAAATTTCAAATATTGCTAATGAATTAAACAATCAAAATGAGAATATAAAGAGACTAGAAGATTTTACTGAAGAATTAAAAGTTAAGTCAGAAGTGTTAGTTGAAGGATTAAAGAAATTTAAAATTTAA
- a CDS encoding DEAD/DEAH box helicase — MFYIGVVNIIKDIIELAKKSKKKYKIIIFPESWNIENFIDENILFYPNYDIFPFESIKVSNKIKALRIKTLYNLLTTENTVIFTTFHSLSRYTIPKHILIKEIFNFKINQDFKLNPFLSGYNKTWNVYEYCEFSQKGFVKDIFIPIYNYPIRIELFDDEITRINFFDIQSQKSIENLNSFTFTPGSEFLFKYENNYHKNLEKFFSKHQYNSISLDFESFETLPAITFLEKNTILDYIDLNKTDIFVINENENIKSYYERERENLEFIFSDVKKELYKEYSGKNIEKILKLDYKPIEIDKQNFLIKKIGYKKKSKEIPVLEWDDLNINDLIVHEDYGVGIYKGLKKIKTHFGEKELIKIEYENKAKVFLPIERIDKITKYVGDKDLVKIDKIGSNSWQKRKKKVEENIRNKVKELIKLYALREYTTGISLNGDEEIEEKFKKTFEYIETIDQEKAIEETLNDLSSTKPMDRLIAGDAGFGKTEVSLRAVVRTVSSGYQAAILVPTTILAQQYFDNTKERFEKIGIIVELIDRFKTPKEKNIIINKINSGKIDVIIGTHALLNKNIKFKKLGLLIIDEEQRFGVFQKEKLKEISHGINVLTMSATPIPRTLYFSLTGLRDLSIISTPPFGRIPVETFVFPYSEKVIRTAILREKSRGGQTLYIHNRINDIVEIEEKLRHIIPEVKIVAAHGRMQKKYLSKIIKLFYNGEIDVLIATTIIENGVDIPNANTLIVDDAERYGISQLYQLRGRVGRSNKRAFAYFLYKSKLKTETMKRLEAIKSISGPGSGMKLALQDLEIRGFGDLLGVDQKGHINSVGLHMYKEILNRTIAEYYSSEMPTKEIKEKIDLDIKGIKSYLIIPEKYIENPIERMRIYRLIANETDINNIDNIRKDIEDRFGKIPKEVINLLEYAKLRIIAYKKGAKNIEIYDNTLIIEYNKQLDIDIKLLKKHSRRFNHFPEDKKIIVYSHNPEKTLFEIFGTE; from the coding sequence TTGTTTTATATAGGAGTGGTTAATATTATTAAAGATATCATTGAACTTGCTAAAAAATCAAAGAAAAAATATAAAATTATCATTTTTCCTGAATCATGGAATATAGAAAATTTTATTGATGAAAATATTTTATTTTATCCTAATTATGATATTTTTCCTTTTGAATCTATAAAAGTGTCGAATAAAATTAAAGCATTGAGAATAAAAACGCTCTATAATCTTTTAACCACAGAAAATACTGTAATTTTTACTACTTTTCATTCATTAAGTAGATATACAATTCCGAAACACATATTGATAAAAGAAATTTTTAATTTTAAAATTAATCAAGATTTTAAATTAAACCCTTTTTTATCAGGTTATAACAAAACATGGAATGTATATGAATATTGTGAGTTTTCACAAAAAGGTTTTGTCAAAGATATATTTATTCCTATTTATAATTATCCTATTAGAATCGAATTATTTGATGATGAAATTACAAGAATTAATTTTTTTGATATACAATCCCAAAAAAGTATTGAAAATCTAAATTCTTTTACATTTACTCCTGGATCTGAATTCTTATTTAAATATGAAAATAATTATCATAAAAATTTAGAAAAATTTTTTAGCAAACATCAATATAATTCCATTTCTTTGGATTTTGAATCATTTGAAACATTACCCGCAATTACTTTTTTAGAAAAAAATACAATACTTGATTATATTGATTTGAATAAAACTGATATATTTGTAATTAATGAAAACGAAAATATTAAATCGTATTATGAAAGAGAAAGAGAAAATCTTGAATTTATTTTTTCAGATGTAAAAAAAGAGTTATATAAAGAATATAGCGGAAAGAATATTGAAAAAATACTTAAACTGGACTATAAACCTATAGAAATAGATAAACAAAATTTTTTAATAAAAAAAATAGGTTATAAGAAAAAAAGCAAAGAAATACCTGTATTGGAATGGGATGATTTAAATATAAATGATTTAATCGTTCATGAAGATTATGGTGTGGGTATTTATAAAGGTTTGAAAAAAATTAAAACACATTTTGGTGAAAAAGAATTAATTAAAATAGAATATGAGAATAAAGCCAAAGTATTTTTACCAATAGAAAGAATAGATAAAATTACTAAATATGTTGGAGATAAAGATTTAGTAAAAATAGATAAAATAGGTTCTAATTCATGGCAAAAAAGAAAGAAAAAAGTTGAAGAAAATATTAGAAATAAAGTAAAAGAATTAATTAAATTATATGCTTTGAGGGAATATACCACAGGTATCTCATTGAATGGCGATGAAGAAATAGAAGAAAAATTCAAAAAAACTTTTGAATATATTGAAACAATAGATCAAGAAAAAGCTATAGAAGAAACATTAAATGATCTTTCATCAACAAAACCTATGGATAGATTAATTGCAGGTGATGCTGGTTTTGGAAAAACGGAAGTTTCTTTAAGAGCAGTTGTTCGAACAGTTAGCTCAGGATATCAAGCTGCAATTTTAGTACCAACCACCATATTAGCCCAACAATATTTTGATAACACTAAAGAAAGATTTGAAAAAATCGGAATAATTGTAGAATTAATAGATCGTTTTAAAACTCCAAAAGAAAAAAATATAATTATTAATAAAATAAATTCTGGAAAAATTGATGTAATTATAGGAACCCATGCTTTATTAAACAAAAACATTAAATTTAAAAAATTAGGTTTATTAATTATTGACGAGGAGCAAAGGTTTGGTGTGTTTCAAAAAGAAAAATTAAAAGAAATATCTCATGGTATTAACGTATTAACAATGAGTGCAACTCCTATACCAAGAACATTATATTTTTCTTTAACTGGATTAAGAGATTTATCTATAATTTCCACACCTCCTTTTGGAAGGATACCTGTAGAAACCTTTGTTTTTCCATATTCTGAAAAAGTTATTAGAACCGCTATTCTTAGAGAAAAGTCAAGAGGAGGTCAAACATTATATATCCATAATAGAATAAATGATATTGTGGAAATTGAAGAAAAACTAAGACATATTATTCCTGAAGTAAAAATTGTGGCTGCACATGGAAGAATGCAAAAAAAATATTTATCAAAAATAATAAAATTATTTTATAATGGAGAAATTGATGTTCTTATTGCTACTACAATTATAGAAAATGGCGTGGATATTCCAAATGCAAATACTTTAATAGTCGACGATGCTGAAAGATATGGAATTTCTCAACTTTATCAATTAAGAGGAAGAGTTGGGAGAAGTAATAAAAGAGCATTTGCATATTTTTTATATAAATCAAAACTTAAAACCGAGACCATGAAAAGGTTGGAAGCAATAAAAAGTATTTCTGGCCCAGGTAGTGGAATGAAGTTAGCATTGCAAGATTTAGAAATTAGAGGATTTGGTGACTTATTAGGAGTTGATCAAAAAGGGCATATTAATAGTGTTGGTTTGCATATGTATAAAGAAATATTAAATAGAACTATTGCGGAATATTATTCCTCTGAAATGCCAACAAAAGAAATAAAAGAAAAAATTGATTTAGATATAAAAGGAATAAAAAGTTATTTAATAATACCAGAAAAATATATAGAGAATCCTATTGAAAGAATGCGAATTTATAGACTAATTGCAAATGAAACTGATATAAATAATATTGATAATATAAGAAAAGATATAGAAGATAGATTTGGAAAAATACCAAAAGAAGTTATTAACCTTTTAGAATATGCAAAACTGAGAATTATCGCATATAAAAAAGGAGCAAAAAATATCGAAATATATGATAATACTTTAATTATTGAATATAATAAACAGTTAGATATTGATATAAAACTGTTAAAAAAACACTCCAGAAGATTCAATCATTTTCCGGAAGATAAAAAAATTATCGTTTATTCCCATAATCCTGAAAAAACTTTATTTGAAATATTTGGTACAGAATAA